The following nucleotide sequence is from Candidatus Latescibacter sp..
CTTGGCTTCTTCGTTATCAGGGTAAGGACTATGGAATAGATAGCGAAGTTGAGATTTTCGAAAGGGGACAAAGCACGGGTATTATTTTCAAAGTTCAAATTAAGGGTACAGAGAATCCCAAATTTATAGCAAATGAAACTATTATTAGCCTTTCCCTGACAATTGATGATCTGACCTATTTTTGTGAGGAACTCAAAGTCCCTACGATTATAATTTTGTGTGATGTAATTAATAATCGCACGTGGTGGCATGCAATACAATTAGATTCTGACTTAAGGACTAAGATACAAAAGGCACGTGAGAAGGGGCGGTTAAGCATAACATTACACATTGATACGCTAAATAAAATACCATTGACTTTGTGGAATTTATTTGAAAAAGTTC
It contains:
- a CDS encoding DUF4365 domain-containing protein, with protein sequence MGKLRPRQHEIDDQACKQFGNALPNSWLLRYQGKDYGIDSEVEIFERGQSTGIIFKVQIKGTENPKFIANETIISLSLTIDDLTYFCEELKVPTIIILCDVINNRTWWHAIQLDSDLRTKIQKAREKGRLSITLHIDTLNKIPLTLWNLFEKV